In Melopsittacus undulatus isolate bMelUnd1 unplaced genomic scaffold, bMelUnd1.mat.Z mat_scaffold_1049_arrow_ctg1, whole genome shotgun sequence, the sequence tttaacctgataGAGGGGAGATGAGagagctcttaggcagaagttcttccctgtgaggatgctgagccctggcacaggttgcccagagacgctgtggctgccccatccctggcagtgttcaaggccaacttggacggggcttggagcaacctggtctggtgtaaggtgtccctgcctgtgacaggagGTTGGAAACTGGATGAAATTTAAGGtccccttcaacccaaaccaggctgtgactcTGGATTCACTGGACCAGGGATCCCAAAGGGTTTCCCAGGCACACATAGggatgcatccatccatccatccatccatgctaCAAGCTGGCTGTAGTCAGCAcccccacccacagcagccatCCCCAGCAAGATGTGGTGACATGGACAATCTGCTTGGGACATGGGACACGAGGCTTCTATGTGTGCTGTGTGCCACGGGAATGGCCTCTATGAACAACCAAGACACACACAATCCAGACATGACATGGCTGAACAGGCTCTAAGACGGAGACATTCGTGAGCAAAGCGGCCAGAGTGGAACAGGGTATGAGGACAGCTCACGTGTCCCAACCTGTGCAGTTAGCTGCCGGACCTGGAGGCCTATAAACCCACTCAGATGGTTCTCTCTGTGCCATCTAgcaaataacaaatgaaaaccagGCTTAGTGCTCCATGGCCACAGGAGCCCAGCCCTCGCTGCCCACTGTCATCTTGCTGTTGCCTGGCATAACTTGGGGCACGATGAGCCAGGATGCGTGGGGTAGGCATGCGACCACTGGGTCTGCTGGCACCACAAGATTTCCACTTGGGATAATgtgtgggaagggagcagggaggagcagcaggacacTCACCACACAGCATCAGGCTCTGCTTGGCTGCCTCCCGCACAGGCTCCTTGTCGGTTTGGCACAAGTAAACCAGCTGCTCAATGCTTTCCTTGGCCTGCAGGAGAAGGGACAAGGGGTTCGGtgtggctggcagcagggacacagcagaGGAGAAGACAGCACAGGGAACTGCAACCCCATGCTGCAGGAAAATCCTGGTCctgttccttccctccccacttcCCTTCCTGCCCCTACTCCTGCTTGCTTCTCCAGCAtatgtggggcagccccagctcctcttATCAAGGGAGCTGGTGTGTCTGGAGCCACCAGCCACATGCAATTCCTCTTGCTCTGGAGGACGCAGCTccgctgcctgctccctgcatcaCTCTCACCTTTAGGCAGCCCAGCGCTGCACACCCTGCCACGCGTGTTTGCACCTCCTCatcctccagctgctccaggtAGCACACAAGGGCCTGGGGGAGAAATGTGAGGGTCAGTGCCATTACCCTGCAGAGCCAGGGGTCAGCACCCACATCCCACCTCATCCTTGGCTGCTCCAGCACATACCCGTTGTCGGAAGCGGGGGTTCTCTGCCAGGCTGCGGAGCTGGGCCGACACGGCGCTCACCACCTTGCTGTTGCCCTCCACAATGAGCAGGCTCAGCGCTTTCAGTCCCTCCTTCTTGAGGCGGCCTTCAGGCATGCGCTTCAGGGCACGCAGCACCACATCCTGGTCGTCCGAGTTGAGGTTCTGTGCCAGCATTGCTGTGGGGAACCATGGGATGAGCAAGGGTGTGGGGAGCCCAGCTGCACTGCCCCTCTGCCCACAGGGAACCTAGCTCTGGCAACCCCGCACCCGTGCCTGGTAGAGCTGaccccacacaggctgccaaCACATGGGGGCACCCAAGCCAAGGTGCTGCAGATCTACAGCAAGGACCTAGGGTGCTCAGGAAGGTAGCATGGGTGTGGGCTGTGCACTGGATCAGAATAACTTGGCCACCCCAAGGATGGCAGAGCCTCTGGGGGATGCCCCAAGGCCACCATGGTAGTAACTGCAGGGTGATCCCCTGTGGtgatgctccagcacctcacagAATTATGGGATAGTTcaagttggaagagacctccagagctcatctagtccaaccccccctgcagggagcagggacatcCTCAACATCTCATACCAGGGTCTAGGGAGCATGAGAGGGCACCCAccttcctctgccagctccatcATGTAGCTGTCGAGCACCAGGGCACCAAGCGACTCAAAGTGGCTCCAGTACTGGAAGATAGTGACCTGCTCGCCCTGGGCACTGCCGGGCCGCCGGGGCAGCCGCCGATTCAGCACATCCTCCACCAGTTTCACACAAACTGTGTGGAAAGAGCTGGCTCAGGATGTGCAGCAGCCATGGCCACCCCTCTGCGGGGCTTCTGGCACGCATAGGCCCTCACGCATGGTCATTGTGTGTGGGGCTGGTAACTCCCCAAACACCTCTGTACTCACCAGCATCAGCCAGGCCAGGGTGCTGCTCATTGATGGGTGCTGCATACTGTGTGCTGAGCACCTGCAGGAACCTCTCCACGGGGCAGGAGTAGATGTTGGGGGCCTCCACACAGCAGTCCCCAGAGGGGCAGCACACCCTCCTTTCGCGTTTGAGAAACTGCACCACTGCAGGGACAGGCACTGTCAAACACCCCGGAACACCACACCACATGCAGCCCCAGTGCGGTTCCCCTTGGCTGTGTGGTTTTACCTTCAGTGGCAGAGGCAGCTGCTCCCGCTCGCTCCTCCATGAGCTGACACCACGATCTCCAGAACCTGTGCCTCCCGCAGCAGCCTGTCCAGGGCGTACATCTCCTGGCACCGCAGGGGACCGAAGGTGCCCAGTTTCTTGCAAGGCACAGCCAAAACGGAGACCTCAGGGACAGAGCTCACCACATGCTGCAGCAAGACACCCCTCAAAGGGGAACTCAACAAGCCCACCCCAGATcttccatccccagcacatCTGTCCCTGTGCTCACCAGCAGCAGGCGGTTTGCAGTTGTTGAGGTGAAGCACCAGGGCCTTATCCAGGAACTCATTGCCAGTGCTCAGGGGGTCGGTGCTGGCCTCAGAGCCACTGCAACATGCCAGTGTTGTCTGCACCAGTCCTCGCCAGCGCTGGGGGCCCTGCTGCTATGCTGCGGTCTGCCAGCCCTCCTGCAAGCCAGGGATAGATGGAGACAGAGATCAGAATGGGAAGCCTGGGCCTGGACCATTCCCAGAGGAATTCTAAAGGACCTACAGTACCACAGCATGAGGGCTGGGCAAACGAGCAGGTCCCAGAGGCATAGAGCATGAGGGCTGCCTCACAGCCCAGCACCC encodes:
- the LOC117438317 gene encoding rho family-interacting cell polarization regulator 1-like — translated: MWCGVPGCLTVPVPAVVQFLKRERRVCCPSGDCCVEAPNIYSCPVERFLQVLSTQYAAPINEQHPGLADAVCVKLVEDVLNRRLPRRPGSAQGEQVTIFQYWSHFESLGALVLDSYMMELAEEAMLAQNLNSDDQDVVLRALKRMPEGRLKKEGLKALSLLIVEGNSKVVSAVSAQLRSLAENPRFRQRALVCYLEQLEDEEVQTRVAGCAALGCLKAKESIEQLVYLCQTDKEPVREAAKQSLMLCGEDGKSAHRRLEETLDSL